In Colletotrichum destructivum chromosome 8, complete sequence, the following proteins share a genomic window:
- a CDS encoding Putative extracellular membrane protein, CFEM, translated as MTRTLGLLGRHPLLPLVLLLSWLAAAVEAQGVAELLSQIPSCALPCLTQGLADGNCSLTSVVTAADCLCLNIPLQSDLSTCVQLNCHFEDQARAASLETSLCAAYPKESRSHEVKTIAIALSVITFPVVALRCISRWMITRRLWWDDWTAVFATVLLAGLAGIEIASADLGFGTHYWNVELAAGTKLIQLFYVVQQLYILIQVFAKISILLFFSRIFPARWFQLTVRCFIAFLLIHGLVFLLVIVFQCTPISSTWDRSNPDRKCLNVTAIGYAGAVLSIVEDLVILVLPIPELVKLQLNIRKKIALGFMFSLGSFACITTMVRLKYLVMFSSTFDTTWDNVDIVIWSIVEEFCAILCASLPALRPLLQKVPQLFTSKKETTKETRSTAQSRRSILHIGKDKFHELPETPVSGVDDDDDEEDQPPALIDIADQMAAQADGKRPVVFAKDKETTVNWRADVELQNVKAGKRWQKDVNGRL; from the exons ATGACCAGAACTTTGGGGCTCCTTGGCCGGCACCCTCTGCTACCGCTTGTCTTGCTGTTGTCCTGGCTCGCGGCCGCGGTGGAGGCGCAGGGCGTCGCCGAACTGCTCTCCCAGATTCCCAGTTGCGCT CTTCCATGTCTCACGCAAGGTCTGGCAGATGGTAATTGCAGCTTAACATCGGTCGTCACCGCTGCCGACTGCCTGTGTCTCAATATCCCGCTGCAGTCGGACCTATCGACATGTGTGCAGCTCAACTGCCACTTTGAAGATCAAGCAC GTGCCGCGAGTCTCGAGACGAGCCTCTGTGCCGCGTATCCAAAGGAGTCGAGGAGCCACGAGGTCAAGACCATCGCCATTGCCCTGTCGGTTATTACGTTCCCGGTTGTTGCACTCCGCTGTATCTCCAGATGGATGATTACTCGCAGACTGTGGTGGGACGACTGGACAGCTGTGTTTGCAACG GTGCTCCTCGCCGGACTCGCGGGCATCGAAATCGCCAGCGCCGACCTGGGCTTCGGGACGCACTACTGGAACGTCGAACTCGCTGCCGGAACGAAGCTGATCCAGCTCTTCTACGTCGTCCAGCAGCTCTACATCCTCATCCAGGTCTTCGCCAAGATCTCCatcctgctcttcttctcccgcaTCTTCCCTGCGCGCTGGTTCCAGCTGACCGTCCGCTGCTTCATCGCCTTCCTGCTTATccacggcctcgtcttcctcctcgtcatcgtcttccagTGCACGCCCATCTCGTCAACGTGGGACAGGAGCAACCCGGACCGCAAGTGCCTTAACGTCACGGCCATCGGgtacgccggcgccgtcctcagcatcgtcgaggacctggtcATCCTAGTCTTACCGATCCCCGAGCTAGTCAAACTGCAGCTCAATATCCGAAAGAAGATTGCACTGGGCTTCATGTTCAGCCTCGGATCATT TGCCTGCATTACCACCATGGTCCGACTCAAGTATTTGGTCATGTTCTCGAGCACCTTTGACACAACCTGGGAcaacgtcgacatcgtcatctGGTCCATTGTCGAGGAATTCTGCGCAATCCTCTGCGCGAGCCTCCCGGCCCTGCGCCCGCTGCTGCAAAAAGTGCCCCAGCTCTTCACCAGCAAAAAGGAGACGACCAAGGAAACCCGCAGCACGGCGCAGTCCAGGCGCTCGATACTACACATCGGCAAGGACAAGTTCCACGAGCTCCCGGAGACCCCGGTCAGCGGTgtagacgacgacgatgatgaggaggaccagccgccggcgctaatcgacatcgccgaccagATGGCGGCCCAGGCGGACGGCAAGCGGCCGGTGGTCTTTGCGAAAGACAAGGAGACGACGGTCAACTGgcgcgccgacgtcgagTTGCAAAACGTCAAGGCAGGGAAGAGGTGGCAAAAGGACGTCAACGGGAGGCTCTAA
- a CDS encoding Putative fungal transcription factor, which produces MPRLRTKVSPAEGGGFAFVPISHPSESAAWKKKVRSHAARNHLARRQRVVAYQQTAVTTRASTPSDGQDSDGAPLRPSSQPPETREVFVSGRGFSDSNYGNGHPLLHINSPISPLGAARTDPFNSFHRVVTPWEQKLLDHFMQYMVMKEMTCVPSLNLDILGDKAAFWKSMAAHWVQTSLSDRGMLASTLLWACRHMAAVQHRDIFNPQATRYRLECIQMLNQTLTREGKNISNLTITKTLALASDSNLMGEHDIAEQHLKAVGYMIRMQDEGDTPSDFLGRLVIWFTRDKNSKSMMGRANLDFNTDMTPVAKVEKDLVYHVNASTSV; this is translated from the exons ATGCCTCGCCTACGGACGAAGGTCTCTCcggcggagggcggcggcttcgccTTTGTTCCGATATCCCACCCGAGCGAAtcggcggcctggaagaagaaagTGAGATCCCATGCGGCCAGAAACCACCTGgcccggcggcagcgggttGTCGCCTACCAACAGACCGCCGTCACCACTCGTGCCAGTACCCCGTCAGATGGCCAAGACTCGGACGGAGCCCCTCTCCGCCCATCGAGCCAACCACCCGAGACCCGGGAGGTGTTCGTGTCTGGCAGGGGTTTCTCGGACTCGAATTATGGAAACGGCCATCCACTTCTTCACATAAACAGCCCCATATCGCCCTTGGGCGCCGCAAGGACCGACCCGTTCAACAGCTTCCACAGGGTTGTCACGCCTTGGGAACAGAAGCTCCTCGATCACT TCATGCAATACATGGTCATGAAGGAAATGACATGTGTGCCCTCACTGAACCTCGACATATTGGGCGACAAGGCCGCGTTCTGGAAGAGCATGGCGGCGCACTGGGTGCAGACCTCGCTCTCTGACCGCGGGATGCTCGCCAGCACCCTGCTCTGGGCCTGCAGGCATATGGCGGCAGTGCAACATCGCGACATCTTCAACCCGCAGGCGACCAGGTACAGGTTAGAGTGCATCCAAATGCTCAACCAGACCCTGacgagggaagggaagaacatCAGCAACCTCACTATTACTAAGACGCTTGCTTTGGCTTCGGACTCG AATCTGATGGGCGAACACGACATCGCGGAACAGCACTTGAAAGCCGTGGGATACATGATTCGAATGCAGGACGAGGGTGACACTCCGAGCGACTTCCTCGGCAGGCTCGTGATCTGGTTCACTCGGGACAAGAACTCCAAGAGCATGATGGGCAGGGCGAACCTGGACTTCAACACGGACATGACACCCGTTGCGAAAGTAGAAAAGGACTTGGTTTATCACGTCAACGCATCGACAAGTGTCTAA
- a CDS encoding Putative Cellulose-binding domain, fungal, glycoside hydrolase, family 5: protein MKYLLSLGALVGVASAQAGAWAQCGGSSDWNGPTTCIPGYTCIYSNPWYSQCLPGSGPAPSPTTLVTKTTTTSTSTTTSTVKPPTTTSTPPPTSNLGWKWFGVNEAGGEFGEKVLPGTWGTEFIFPNPATITTLRGQGYNTFRVQLKMERLTPGSLTSGFNNAYLQNLTNVVNHITQSGGWAVLDPHNYGRFNNNVITDVAGFQTWWTNFANQFKGNDRVVFDTNNEYHTMDQTLVLNLNQAAINGIRATGATQYIFVEGNQWSGAWSWPTVNDNMKALTDPLNKIVYEMHQYLDSDSSGTSPTCVSTTIGVERVQAATAWLRQNGKVGILGEFAGGANPQCQTAVKGLLDYLKANSDVWSGALWWSAGPWWSDYIFSFEPPSGTGYQYYNSLLKGYLA from the exons CTGGAATGGGCCGACGACCTGTATCCCCGGCTACACCTGTATCTACTCGAACCCGTGGTACAGCCAGTGTCTGCCCGGCTCCGgtccggcgccgtctccgaCCACTCTGGTtacgaagacgacgacaacctcgacgtcgaccacgacgtcgacggtcaagccccccaccaccacctcgacACCTCCCCCGACCAGCAACCTCGGCTGGAAGTGGTTCGGTGTCAACGAGGCCGGAGGAGAGTTTG GCGAGAAGGTCTTGCCCGGCACCTGGGGCACCGAGTTCATCTTCCCCAATCCGGCTACCATCACC ACCCTCCGCGGCCAGGGATACAACACCTTCCGCGTGCAGCTCAAGATGGAGCGCCTGACGCCCGGTTCGCTGACCAGCGGCTTCAACAACGCGTACCTCCAGAACCTCACCAACGTGGTCAACCACATCACCCAGAGCGGGGGCTGGGCCGTCCTGGACCCCCACAACTACGGCCgcttcaacaacaacgtcatcaccgacgtcgccggcttccAGACGTGGTGGACCAATTTCGCCAACCAGTTCAAGGGCAATGAcagggtcgtcttcgacacCAACAACGAGTACCACACCATGGATCAGACGCTCGTGCTCAACCTCAACCAGGCCGCCATCAACGGCATCCGCGCCACCGGCGCCACGCAGTACATCTTCGTCGAGGGCAACCAGTGGTCCGGCGCCTGGTCGTGGCCGACGGTCAACGACAACATGAAGGCCCTCACGGACCCCCTGAACAAGATCGTCTACGAGATGCACCAGTACCTCGACTCGGACAGCTCGGGGACGTCTCCGACGtgcgtgtcgacgacgatcgGCGTCGAGAGGGTCCAGGCCGCGACCGCCTGGCTCCGCCAGAATGGCAAGGTCGGTATCCTGGGCGAGTTCGCCGGCGGGGCCAACCCCCAGTGTCAGACCGCTGTCAAGGGCCTCCTCGATTACCTCAAGGCCAACTCGGACGTGTGGTCCGGCGCGCTCTGGTGGTCTGCCGGGCCCTGGTGGAGCGACTACATCTTCAGCTTCGAGCCTCCCTCCGGCACGGGATACCAGTACTACAACAGCCTCCTCAAGGGCTATTTGGCGTAG
- a CDS encoding Putative beta-lactamase/transpeptidase: MALVHGSCDSRFEQVRNQLQQFIESGEEIGAAITVSIDGKDVIDLWGGHTDVERTRPWDRDTVVTVFSLTKNVLSLAVLILVDRGVLSISDKVAKFWPEFAANGKENVEIRHILSHTSGLSGWESDRPLSFDEICDLDAAADKLAAQAPWWEPGTASGYHSWTFGYLLAAIVRRATGSTLQEFVIEEIVKPLGADFQFGVSESDLDRTTDVLATAMPPLGPGMGPQPGSIAAKTMNPLPIPLNFGNSPAWRQGNILSASGHATTRGLNRILSAVSLGGCVDGKRLLSRETLDLVFEEQSNGVDLVVGAPLRFGVGFALTGAEGPTAYLPKGRVCFWAGLGGSLAVMDLDRKLTITYAMNKMSMAGLGNTAARSYVKAIYEALGDA, encoded by the coding sequence ATGGCTCTAGTACACGGCTCTTGCGACTCCAGATTTGAGCAAGTTCGCAACCAACTCCAGCAGTTCATCGAGTCTGGAGAAGAaatcggcgccgccatcaccgtcagCATCGACGGCAAGGATGTCATCGACCTGTGGGGCGGCCATACCGACGTGGAGCGTACCCGGCCGTGGGACAGGGAcaccgtcgtcaccgtcttCTCCCTGACGAAAAACGTCCTCAGCCTTGCCGTTCTtatcctcgtcgaccgcggGGTCCTGTCGATCTCCGACAAGGTCGCCAAGTTCTGGCCCGAGTTTgccgccaacggcaaggAGAACGTCGAGATCCGCCACATCCTCTCGCACACCTCGGGGCTCTCGGGCTGGGAGTCTGACAGGCCGCTGTCGTTTGACGAGATTTGCGACCTGGACGCGGCCGCGGACAAGCTAGCCGCGCAGGCCCCGTGGTGGGAACCCGGCACCGCGTCCGGGTACCATTCCTGGACTTTCGGGTATctgctcgccgccatcgtccgCCGGGCTACCGGTTCGACGTTGCAGGAGTTCGTCATCGAGGAGATTGTCAAACCTCTCGGTGCGGACTTCCAGTTCGGAGTGTCCGAGAGCGATCTGGACCGGACCACAGACGTCCTCGCCACGGCCATGCCCCCACTCGGTCCCGGGATGGGTCCCCAGCCCGGCTCCATCGCGGCTAAGACGATGAACCCGCTGCCGATACCGTTGAATTTTGGTAACTCCCCTGCCTGGCGCCAGGGCAATATCCTCTCGGCAAGCGGCCACGCGACCACGCGTGGCCTGAACCGCATCCTCTCGGCCGTCAGCCTGGGCGGCTgcgtcgacggcaagcgCTTGCTCTCGCGAGAGACGCTTGACCTGGTGTTCGAGGAGCAGTccaacggcgtcgaccttgtcgtcggTGCTCCCTTGCGCTTTGGCGTTGGCTTCGCCCTCACGGGGGCTGAAGGTCCCACGGCATACCTGCCAAAGGGGCGCGTGTGCTTCTGGGCCGGCCTCGGGGGTTCTCTCGCGGTGATGGACTTGGATCGGAAGTTGACGATTACGTATGCGATGAACAAGATGTCGATGGCGGGCTTGGGAAACACTGCTGCGAGATCGTATGTCAAGGCGATATATGAGGCTTTGGGTGACGCATGA
- a CDS encoding Putative hemerythrin has translation MAFYADHPYALIPTPTFQNSQNEKDAPEPDMFVRVASEMALVHNMAIRGLNSIYLQAPHVPASESNAFLRYVLAWHDLLHVHHSGEEADFFPAIEAMTGQKGLMDCNVSQHKEFHDGLEAFKTYVDACASGREKFDGSRLVTLIDGFGEALTRHLGDEIPSILGLKLFGVDKMAKLEQKFAEEGEKNMKSLGLVKGLPFCLSNHDVAFEGDRWAVWPPAPSIVKLLCRHGTYWIHRKSWKFAACDRMGNLKPLYAVPGKADPSS, from the exons ATGGCCTTCTACGCCGATCACCCGTACGCTCTCATACCAACCCCGACATTCCAAAATTCGCAAAACGAAAAAGATGCCCCGGAG CCCGACATGTTCGTCCGTGTCGCCTCCGAGATGGCGCTCGTTCACAACATGGCGATCCGCGGCCTGAACTCGATCTACCTGCAAGCGCCGCACGTCCCGGCCTCGGAGTCCAATGCATTCTTGCGATACGTCCTCGCCTGGCACGACCTGCTCCACGTCCACCActcgggggaggaggcggacTTCTTCCCAGCTATCGAGGCGATGACGGGGCAGAAGGGGCTGATGGACTGCAACGTGTCGCAGCACAAGGAGTTCCACGACGGGCTGGAGGCGTTCAAGACGTACGTCGACGCCTGTGCTTCCGGGAGGGAGAAGTTTGACGGGTCGAGGCTGGTGACGTTGATCGACGGGTTCGGCGAGGCGTTGACAAGacacctcggcgacgagatccCCAGCATCTTGGGGCTGAAGCTCTTTGGCGTGGACAAGATGGCCAAGCTGGAGCAGAAGTTTGCagaagagggcgagaagaACATG AAATCATTGGGCTTGGTCAAGGGCTTGCCATTCTGCCTCTCCAACCACGATGTCGCTTTCGAAGGTGACCGATGGGCGGTCTGgccaccggcaccgtcgaTTGTCAAGCTTCTTTGCCGACATGGCACGTACTGGATCCACAGGAAATCGTGGAAGTTTGCCGCGTGCGACCGGATGGGCAATTTGAAGCCCCTTTATGCTGTCCCTGGAAAAGCAGATCCTAGTTCATAG
- a CDS encoding Putative short-chain dehydrogenase/reductase SDR, NAD(P)-binding domain superfamily translates to MPGYWNPLIDMPSLEGKVVVVTGGNAGIGFSTVKFIALRGARVYFTARSKDKADRARALLTSENPEIDNGRLHWLPLDLADLTSVSAAVKELKSKESKVDILINNAGLCSASTQTVGPGWEWHMGVNHVGHFVFTNGVFPLLKNATMQPGADVRIITLSSNVNYAMLPSNYQFTFDSPSFLASPVPYYPWHWRYLSRHVFVVDMIRYSVSKVANLLFAQELQRLIDERGLPILSISVHPGGVASEGTKGIGNSVFSLARAAVFLSTDQGAVTSLFAATASEVRENADVFKGKYLEPYGKVVTPNPVANDAKQVRGMWDNTTAEVNKHLSEIGMAPLQQW, encoded by the exons ATGCCGGGCTACTGGAACCCGTTGATTGATATGCCCAGCCTTGAAGGCAAGGTAGTTGTTGTGACTGGGGGCAA TGCCGGCATCGGATTCTCAACCGTCAAATTCATCGCCCTTCGAGGCGCTAGAGTCTATTTCACCGCGAGATCCAAAGACAAGGCCGACAGGGCCCGGGCTCTTCTCACGTCAGAGAATCCTGAGATTGACAATGGTCGACTCCACTGGCTGCCGCTCGATCTGGCGGATTTGACATCCGTCTCGGCAGCGGTTAAGGAGCTGAAGTCAAAAGAAAGCAAAGTTGATATTCTGA TCAACAACGCCGGCCTTTGCTCTGCGTCTACGCAGACAGTAGGCCCCGGATGGGAATGGCACATGGGGGTCAA TCACGTCGGCCACTTCGTCTTCACAAACGGCGTATTCCCTCTGCTTAAAAACGCAACGATGCAGCCAGGGGCTGATGTGCGCATTATCACACTCAGCTCCAACGTCAACTATGCCATGCTGCCTTCCAACTATCAGTTCACGTTCGACTCCCCGTCATTCCTCGCCAGCCCCGTCCCCTACTACCCCTGGCATTGGCGGTATCTCTCTCGTcacgtcttcgtcgtcgacatgaTCCGGTACTCGGTCTCCAAGGTCGCCAACCTCCTGTTCGCCCAGGAGCTCCAGCGGCTGATAGACGAGCGGGGGCTGCCCATCCTGTCCATCTCGGTGCACCCGGGAGGCGTGGCCAGCGAGGGGACCAAGGGCATTGGGAACTCGGTCTTTTCGCTTGCCAGAGCGGCAGTGTTCTTGTCGACTGACCAGGGCGCCGTGACGTCTCTTTTTGCGGCCACCGCGAGTGAAGTGCGCGAAAACGCCGACGTGTTCAAGGGTAAATACCTGGAGCCCTACGGCAAAGTTGTGACACCGAATCCGGTTGCAAATGACGCAAAACAAGTCAGGGGGATGTGGGACAACACGACGGCGGAAGTCAACAAGCATCTTTCTGAGATTGGGATGGCGCCGCTGCAGCAGTGGTGA
- a CDS encoding Putative berberine/berberine, FAD-binding domain, PCMH-type, FAD-binding, type PCMH, subdomain 2, with the protein MRFTSTLSWAAAALPLTSAKPFPQTAQAAKAGNSSNTIQACLSAANAPVTVSSSSDWSEDIRPYNARVQFTPALVVAATDASHVQAAVRCASQYGKTVTARGGGHSYSSSGLGGENGHVVVRLDEMFGVTLNADSTATVQAGARLGHVATELFKQGGRAISHGSCPGVGASGHSIHGGFGFSSHLYGLATDWIVEATVVTADGKIVKASQSQNPDLFWAIRGAGSSFGIITEFKFNTFAAPSVVTWYKVPFNLKKDKLVAALAALQTYAQGDMPAELNMRAVITSDSTAFDGLYIGTEAQTRSVLKKFLSPLGIDVGGATLTQTNWIGQLEHFAGEDLDQTGPQDASDTFYASSLMTKAVSQDGFKAFVNYYLNTAQSTYTGWFVLVDVHGGKNSKTAQVANSATAYAHRDKVLMWQFYDSSGEEAYPSSGYSFLGKWMSSVTATMAKADWGRYANYADSQLSKADAQDQYYRDNLPRLKTIKTKYDAKGIFTYPQGVGS; encoded by the exons ATGAGGTTCACCTCCACTCTTTCCTGGGCggctgccgccctcccgTTGACCTCAGCCAAACCGTTTCCCCAAACCGCCCAAGCCGCCAAAGCAGGGAATTCCAGCAACACCATCCAGGCCTGCCTCAGTGCGGCCAACGCCCCCGTCACTGTGTCCTCCTCTTCAGACTGGTCCGAGGACATCAGGCCCTACAATGCGCGCGTGCAATTCACGCCGGCGCTCGTGGTGGCGGCCACCGACGCGAGCCACGTGCAGGCGGCCGTGAGATGCGCGTCCCAGTACGGCAAGACCGTCACGGCGCGCGGCGGTGGACACAGCtactcgtcgtcggggctcggcggcgagaacgGCCACGTCGTGGTCCGGCTAGATGAGATGTTTGGTGTCACGTTGAACGCCGACAGCACAGCCACCGTGCAGGCCGGCGCTCGTCTCGGACACGTGGCGACGGAGCTGTTCAAACAGGGCGGCCGAGCTATTTCTCATGGTTCATGTCCAGG AGTTGGCGCATCGGGTCACAGCATCCacggcggcttcggcttcaGCTCGCATCTTTACGGCCTGGCGACGGACTGGATCGTAGAAGCGACCGTCGTCACGGCCGACGGGAAGATCGTCAAGGCCTCTCAGAGCCAGAACCCGGACCTCTTCTGGGCCatccgcggcgccggctcaTCGTtcggcatcatcaccgaGTTCAAGTTCAACACCTTCGCCGCCCCGAGCGTCGTCACCTGGTACAAGGTGCCCTTCAAcctgaagaaggacaagcTGGTCGCGGCGCTCGCGGCCCTCCAGACGTACGCACAGGGCGACATGCCCGCCGAGCTCAACATGCGCGCCGTCATCACCTCGGACAGCACGGCCTTTGACGGCCTCTACATCGGCACCGAGGCGCAGACGCGCAGCGTATTGAAGAAGTTCCTCTCGCCCCTGggcatcgacgtcggcggcgccacccTCACCCAGACGAACTGGATTGGCCAACTGGAGCActttgccggcgaggacctcgaccAGACGGGCCCGCAGGACGCGAGCGACACTTTCTATGCCTCGAGCCTCATGACCAAGGCAGTCTCGCAGGACGGCTTCAAGGCCTTTGTCAACTACTACCTGAACACGGCCCAGTCGACGTACACCGGCTGGTTCGTCCTAGTCGACGTCCATGGCGGCAAGAACTCCAAGACGGCGCAGGTCGCCAACTCGGCGACAGCGTATGCGCACCGCGACAAGGTGCTCATGTGGCAATTCTACGACTCGTCGGGCGAAGAGGCGTACCCCTCGTCCGGCTACTCATTTCTCGGCAAGTGGATGTCTTCGGTCACCGCcaccatggccaaggccgactGGGGCCGGTACGCCAACTACGCCGACTCGCAGCTGAGCAAGGCGGACGCGCAGGACCAGTACTACAGGGATAATCTGCCGCGGTTGAAGACCATCAAGACGAAGTACGACGCCAAGGGCATCTTCACATACCCCCAGGGTGTGGGCTcctaa